The following proteins are co-located in the Silene latifolia isolate original U9 population chromosome 1, ASM4854445v1, whole genome shotgun sequence genome:
- the LOC141586443 gene encoding uncharacterized protein LOC141586443, with protein MQNDWLFTVDYLTNKSSQSIIHAILDSYFSSMIELVNEAKSVIKIPSFQIIVVQGVMGSFPWSDLSFAPMWLELTGFSHTTTAFLLGLFTIVGSIGGLFGGWLGDRMSGRLPKAGRIILAQISSGSAIPLNVVLLLVLPDYPSTAVMHGLVLFITGFFISWNAPATNKYAL; from the coding sequence ATGCAAAATGACTGGTTATTTACTGTCGATTATCTGACAAATAAGTCATCTCAATCAATTATTCACGCAATTCTCGATTCTTACTTCTCCTCCATGATTGAATTAGTAAATGAAGCCAAATCAGTCATAAAGATACCATCTTTCCAAATTATTGTGGTCCAGGGTGTTATGGGCTCGTTTCCTTGGTCTGATTTGTCATTTGCTCCGATGTGGTTGGAGCTAACAGGCTTTTCTCACACAACAACAGCATTCCTTCTTGGGCTGTTTACTATAGTCGGTTCAATAGGAGGTTTGTTTGGAGGATGGCTTGGGGACAGGATGTCAGGGCGTTTACCGAAAGCTGGCAGGATAATACTTGCTCAGATAAGCTCGGGATCAGCAATTCCTCTAAATGTTGTGCTTTTATTGGTTTTGCCAGATTACCCTTCCACTGCTGTCATGCATGGTTTGGTGTTATTTATCACGGGATTTTTCATATCCTGGAACGCTCCTGCTACGAACAAGTATGCTTTATAA